The following proteins are encoded in a genomic region of Brachypodium distachyon strain Bd21 chromosome 1, Brachypodium_distachyon_v3.0, whole genome shotgun sequence:
- the LOC100844120 gene encoding oligopeptide transporter 3, with the protein MSSLKSPVAAEEAMRGKQQGEGERYPVEEVALVVPETDDPSTPVMTFRAWTLGLSSCVVLIFLNTFFTYRTQPLTISGILAQILVLPVGRFMASVLPDREVRLLGGRLGSFNLNPGPFNVKEHVIITIFANCGVSYGGGDAYSIGAITVMKAYYKQSLSFLCALLIVLSTQILGYGWAGMLRRYLVDPAEMWWPSNLAQVSLFRALHETKEGGKPSKGPTRMRFFLIFFFASFAYYALPGYLLPILTFFSWACWVWPRSITAQQIGSGYHGLGVGAFTLDWAGISAYHGSPLVAPWSSIANTAVGFVMFIYLIVPLCYWRFNTFDARKFPIFSNQLFTGSGQKYDTTKVLTRDFDLNVAAYESYGKLYLSPLFAISIGSGFLRFSATIVHVLLFHGADMWRQSRSAMSAAKTDVHAKLMQRYKQVPQWWFLLLLAGSVAVSLLMCFVWKEQVQLPWWGMLFAFALAFVVTLPIGVIQATTNQQPGYDIIAQFMIGYALPGKPIANLLFKIYGRISTVHALSFLADLKLGHYMKIPPRCMYTAQLVGTVVAGVVNLAVAWWMLDSIDNICDVEALHPDSPWTCPKYRVTFDASVIWGLIGPGRLFGQHGLYRNLVWLFVVGAVLPVPVWLLSRAFPEKKWIALINVPVISYGFAGMPPATPTNIASWLVTGTVFNYFVFRYRKGWWQKYNYVLSAALDAGTAFMGVLIFFALQNAHHELKWWGTEVDHCPLATCPTAPGIAVKGCPVF; encoded by the exons ATGTCGTCGTTGAagtcgccggtggcggcggaggaggcgatgAGAGGGAAGCAgcagggggagggggagaggtacccggtggaggaggtggcgcTGGTGGTGCCGGAGACGGACGACCCGTCGACGCCGGTGATGACATTCCGGGCGTGGACGCTCGGGCTTTCCTCATGCGTGGTGCTCATCTTCCTCAACACTTTCTTCACGTACCGCACGCAGCCGCTCACCATCTCGGGCATCCTGGCCCAGATCCTCGTGCTCCCCGTGGGGCGATTCATGGCGTCCGTGCTCCCCGACCGCGAGGTCAGGCTCCTCGGCGGCCGCCTGGGAAGCTTCAACCTCAACCCGGGACCCTTCAACGTCAAGGAGCACGTCATCATCACCATCTTCGCCAACTGCGGCGTCtcctacggcggcggcgacgcttACTCCATCGGCGCCATCACCGTCATGAAGGCATACTACAAGCAGTCCCTCAGCTTCCTCTGCGCCCTCCTCATCGTCCTCTCCACACAG ATATTGGGCTATGGTTGGGCTGGAATGCTGAGGAGGTACCTGGTTGACCCAGCCGAGATGTGGTGGCCTTCTAATCTTGCCCAGGTCTCCCTCTTCAG GGCGCTGCACGAGACGAAGGAGGGCGGGAAGCCGTCCAAGGGCCCAACCCGGATGCgcttcttcctcatcttcttcttcgcgaGCTTCGCCTACTACGCGCTGCCGGGGTACCTGCTGCCGATCCTGACCTTCTTCTCGTGGGCGTGCTGGGTGTGGCCACGCAGCATCACGGCGCAGCAGATCGGGTCCGGGTACCACGGGCTCGGCGTGGGCGCCTTCACGCTGGACTGGGCCGGCATCTCGGCGTACCACGGCAGCCCGCTGGTGGCTCCCTGGTCGTCCATCGCCAACACGGCCGTGGGCTTCGTCATGTTCATCTACCTCATCGTGCCGCTCTGCTACTGGCGCTTCAACACCTTCGACGCCCGCAAGTTCCCCATCTTCTCCAACCAGCTCTTCACGGGGTCGGGACAGAAGTACGACACCACCAAGGTTCTGACCAGGGACTTCGACCTCAACGTGGCCGCGTACGAGAGCTACGGGAAGCTGTACCTCAGCCCGCTCTTCGCCATCTCCATCGGGTCCGGGTTCCTCCGGTTCTCGGCCACCATCGTGCACGTCCTGCTGTTCCACGGCGCCGACATGTGGAGGCAGAGCCGGTCGGCGATGAGCGCGGCCAAGACGGACGTGCACGCCAAGCTGATGCAGAGGTACAAGCAGGTGCCGCAGTGGTggttcctcctgctgctggcGGGCAGCGTGGCGGTGTCGCTGCTCATGTGCTTCGTGTGGAAGGAGCAGGTGCAGCTGCCCTGGTGGGGGATGCTCTTCGCCTTCGCGCTCGCCTTCGTCGTCACGCTCCCCATCGGCGTCATCCAGGCCACAACCAACCAG CAACCGGGGTACGACATCATCGCGCAGTTCATGATCGGGTACgcgctgccggggaagccgaTCGCGAACCTGCTCTTCAAGATCTACGGCCGGATCAGCACGGTGCACGCGCTGTCCTTCCTGGCGGACCTGAAGCTGGGCCACTACATGAAGATCCCGCCGCGGTGCATGTACACGGCGCAGCTGGTGGGCACGGTGGTGGCCGGCGTGGTGAACCTGGCGGTGGCGTGGTGGATGCTGGACAGCATCGACAACATCTGCGacgtggaggcgctgcacccgGACAGCCCCTGGACGTGTCCCAAATACAGGGTCACCTTCGACGCGTCCGTGATCTGGGGCCTCATCGGGCCCGGCCGACTCTTCGGCCAGCACGGGCTGTACCGGAACCTGGTGTGGCTCTTCGTCGTGGGCGCCGTGCTGCCCGTGCCGGTGTGGCTGCTCAGCAGGGCGTTCCCGGAGAAGAAGTGGATCGCGCTCATCAACGTGCCCGTCATCTCCTATGGCTTCGCCGGGATGCCGCCGGCCACGCCGACCAACATTGCTAGCTGGCTCGTCACCGGCACCGTCTTCAACTACTTCGTCTTCAGGTACCGGAAGGGGTGGTGGCAGAAGTACAACTACGTGCTGTCAGCGGCGCTCGACGCCGGCACGGCCTTCATGGGGGTGCTCATCTTCTTCGCCCTCCAGAACGCCCACCACGAACTCAAGTGGTGGGGCACCGAGGTCGACCACTGCCCGCTCGCCACCTGCCCCACTGCGCCGGGGATCGCCGTCAAGGGCTGCCCGGTGTTCTGA
- the LOC100846548 gene encoding protein TORNADO 1 isoform X1: protein MGDRMTTVTSPSNLEYIRDVADIDLQEYKGVENIAFYQVQTNLGSGLSMESERSLRIHICTDRNGVNFLLEFLHHLVESKESYRNVTNLLFHCIEWHPEEIRLLCSYLGSGSNVKQVGFQKNLFNTKSAVTLVPFSEMLQRNNSMKAVVFNDCRVGATGATLLASALANNRCVEEFQVWEDSIGSKGSEELSKMIEVNYMLKLLIILDNSCIAAAPLISAVLARNRRVEVHIWGQNRGARGSTDSCKIVEFLPVTGNMRIYNNINSTGLQRVACALAWNTTVTTLDMTGVPLKSMWTKELRGVLDRNKSLKAIKLTRCCLRDKAVVYIAAGLFKNKYLESLSLDGNRFSGVGLEHLLCPLSTFSPLQTQANSTLKVLRFGGERTNVGRYGVAAILQMLETNQSLIQLAICDDASLRSNDVIKIFTSLERNATLRILSLRGCKGVEGEAVLQTIMNTLQVNPWIEEIDLHATPLHIAGKTDQIYEKLGQNGSLPLPNDMLDLPQSAPACCRVFLCGQESAGKSTLCSSMNQCLNTMKLVHVDVIRTPKTPAEQVAFTAENKMSSIFDGSTKLTMCNLGGHEGSFALHDFMSVVHSDPSFFMIVSSLVGKPSTKYPKSIDEIEWELVYWLRFLISNYRRKVSNSFQPCVTIVFTHYDKVSHLPEGLQPIAAVVHRLREDFHSHAEIYPTVFAVDSRSLVSVSKLTHHLRKTTKTVIRQVPQVYEVCNDLIKILDDWRLKNNKTVIRWAEFCEICQLNIPALRLRSRRDNVEKVDTRRRAVAKSLHTLGEIVFFEELGLLVMNCEWFCRDVLSQLATLKSIKIENSGGFVHKEDVVKILQEKLRNQMSRSNWRTGASLQASDIINILLELELCYEQDPGNPHTLLLLPGILEENKEGTEKWQLTVPECRFVGRRLECEDVHMLLTSDFFPRLQVRLRNKIMCLGEQGAVYNLEKNLIYTEVSGVHVKVELGMKFGSFIDVLACSGKNVTDVVRLLHKLVIPTILNLSPSMTFKESILRPDCVKYLIPQRFRATQQLPLKKIKQVLLSLPAESIYDYQHTWSAVESNKRLLLRPGSDHARDLLSDDDFHEVLHRRYYDLQYLATELAVTPDNLQQPETIHEADVVDPSILGIARGVEMVLQRLKIIEQGIRDLKEEIASLRYYEYHLVTELHRKMDYVMNYSVQLEERKVPQMFYLVSLNNRSKKLVTRILPGMQSLRVHMLCEFRREMHVVEDQVGCDLIQVDNQAVQCLLPYMSKFMKLLTFALKIGAHFIVGMGEMIPDLSREVVHLLNSSAMYGAATSAASLGALGAAAMYGRARNNNSSDMGEDMKAARQWLVDFLRGQGILTGMDIAQRFGLWRVRHRDDGHIAWICRKHMAARGDEVFELPL, encoded by the exons ATGGGTGATAGGATGACCACGGTAACATCACCATCTAACCTGGAATATATAAGAGATGTTGCAGATATTGATTTGCAGGAGTACAAGGGTGTGGAGAACATTGCGTTCTACCAGGTTCAAACAAACTTGGGATCAGGCTTGTCTATGGAAAGTGAGAGATCACTAAGGATTCATATTTGTACAGATCGCAATGGTGTCAACTTCCTGCTTGAGTTTCTGCATCATCTTGTGGAGTCCAAGGAGAGCTACAGAAATGTGACCAACCTTCTGTTTCATTGTATTGAATGGCACCCTGAAGAGATCCGACTTCTCTGTTCATACTTAGGCTCTGGCTCGAATGTGAAGCAGGTGGGGTTCCAAAAGAATTTGTTCAATACAAAATCAGCAGTTACTTTAGTCCCCTTCTCAGAAATGCTCCAAAGGAACAACAGTATGAAAGCAGTTGTTTTCAATGATTGTAGAGTGGGAGCCACTGGAGCGACATTGCTTGCCTCAGCTTTGGCAAACAACAGATGCGTGGAAGAGTTTCAAGTATGGGAAGACTCAATTGGTTCCAAGGGATCagaagaactctccaagatgATTGAGGTGAACTATATGTTGAAGTTGTTGATCATACTGGACAACAGCTGCATTGCAGCAGCTCCGCTTATCTCTGCTGTGCTGGCACGCAACCGCAGAGTGGAGGTGCATATATGGGGACAGAATCGTGGTGCTAGAGGTAGCACTGACAGCTGTAAAATTGTTGAGTTCCTGCCAGTAACTGGAAACATGAGGATTTACAACAATATTAACTCTACAGGCTTGCAGCGGGTTGCTTGTGCTTTGGCATGGAATACCACAGTGACAACATTGGACATGACGGGTGTCCCTCTAAAGTCCATGTGGACCAAAGAACTTAGAGGAGTCCTTGACAGGAATAAGAGCCTGAAAGCTATCAAACTTACCAGGTGTTGCCTCAGGGACAAAGCGGTGGTGTATATAGCTGCAGGACTATTCAAGAACAAGTATTTAGAGAGCTTGAGTTTGGATGGGAATCGCTTTAGTGGTGTTGGGTTGGAGCATTTGTTATGTCCTCTTAGCACATTTTCACCACTTCAGACACAAGCCAATTCCACTTTGAAGGTTTTGCGTTTTGGAGGAGAGAGAACAAATGTAGGCCGATATGGTGTAGCTGCAATCTTGCAGATGTTGGAGACAAATCAGAGCCTTATTCAGCTGGCTATATGTGATGATGCAAGCTTGAGATCAAATGACGTCATCAAAATCTTTACAAGCTTAGAAAGGAATGCTACTCTTCGAATTTTATCTTTGAGAGGGTGCAAGGGAGTTGAGGGGGAAGCAGTCTTGCAGACCATTATGAACACTTTGCAGGTCAATCCGTGGATTGAAGAAATTGATCTTCATGCAACACCTTTGCATATTGCTGGCAAGACAGACCAAATTTATGAGAAACTTGGTCAGAATGGGAGTTTGCCTCTGCCAAACGATATGCTTGATTTGCCACAAAGTGCTCCTGCTTGCTGCCGAGTTTTTCTGTGCGGGCAAGAATCAGCAG GTAAAAGCACACTATGTAGCTCCATGAATCAGTGCCTGAACACAATGAAGTTGGTTCACGTGGATGTAATAAGAACTCCGAAGACTCCAGCTGAGCAGGTGGCATTCACTGCTGAGAATAAGATGAGCTCAATCTTTGATGGCAGCACAAAGTTGACAATGTGTAATCTTGGTGGACATGAAGGaagttttgcattgcatgatTTCATGTCCGTGGTACATAGTGATCCAAGCTTTTTCATGATTGTGTCTAGTTTGGTTGGAAAACCTAGTACGAAATATCCAAAAAGCATAGATGAGATTGAATGGGAGCTGGTATATTGGCTAAGGTTCTTGATTTCAAATTATAGGCGGAAAGTATCAAACTCGTTCCAGCCCTGTGTAACCATAGTTTTCACCCATTATGACAAGGTATCTCATCTACCAGAAGGGCTACAGCCAATTGCTGCTGTTGTACACAGGCTCAGAGAAGACTTCCATTCACATGCAGAAATCTACCCTACTGTTTTTGCCGTGGACTCAAGATCATTGGTTTCAGTAAGTAAACTCACTCATCACTTGCGTAAGACAACAAAGACAGTAATCCGACAAGTTCCTCAAGTTTACGAAGTATGCAATGATTTGATCAAGATTTTGGATGACTGGAGGTTGAAGAATAACAAAACAGTGATCAGGTGGGCTGAGTTCTGCGAGATATGCcagctcaacattccagctcTAAGATTGAGATCAAGGCGTGATAATGTGGAGAAAGTGGACACACGGAGACGTGCTGTTGCGAAATCACTGCATACCTTGGGTGAAATAGTATTTTTTGAGGAACTTGGACTTCTTGTCATGAATTGTGAATGGTTCTGTCGGGATGTCCTCAGCCAACTAGCTACATTAAAGTCAATCAAGATAGAAAATAGTGGTGGTTTTGTCCACAAAGAGGATGTGGTGAAGATTCTGCAAGAGAAGCTGCGCAACCAAATGTCAAGATCAAACTGGAGAACCGGTGCATCCTTACAGGCTAGTGATATCATAAATATATTGCTGGAACTCGAATTATGCTACGAACAGGACCCTGGGAACCCGCATACATTACTTTTACTACCAGGTATTCTTGAGGAAAACAAAGAAGGTACTGAAAAGTGGCAGTTAACTGTGCCTGAATGCAGATTTGTTGGAAGGCGTCTTGAATGTGAAGATGTGCACATGCTCCTGACAAGTGATTTCTTTCCAAGATTACAG GTTCGTCTACGCAACAAAATCATGTGTCTCGGAGAGCAAGGAGCAGTCTACAACTTGGAGAAAAATCTTATTTATACAGAGGTCAGCGGTGTCCATGTAAAGGTGGAGCTGGGAATGAAGTTTGGCTCATTCATAGATGTGCTTGCATGCTCCGGTAAAAATGTTACCGACGTGGTCAGGCTACTCCACAAGTTAGTAATCCCAACGATACTGAATTTGTCTCCCAGTATGACCTTCAAGGAAAGCATTCTCAGGCCCGACTGTGTGAAATATCTCATACCACAAAGGTTCCGTGCAACTCAGCAGCTTccattgaaaaaaataaagcaaGTCCTATTGTCACTGCCAGCAGAAAGCATATATGATTATCAGCATACGTGGAGTGCTGTTGAAAGCAATAAACGGCTCCTCTTAAGACCAGGATCAGATCATGCCAGAGATCTGTTATCAGATGATGACTTCCATGAAGTTTTGCATCGTAGGTACTATGATTTACAGTATCTCGCTACTGAACTTGCTGTGACCCCGGACAATCTGCAGCAGCCTGAAACTATCCATGAAGCAGATGTGGTTGATCCCTCCATATTAGGCATCGCGAGAGGTGTCGAGATGGTTCTCCAAAGACTGAAGATAATAGAGCAAGGAATAAGAGACTTGAAGGAAGAGATTGCAAGCTTGAGGTACTACGAGTATCACCTTGTGACTGAACTCCACAGGAAAATGGACTATGTAATGAACTATAGCGTTCAACTGGAGGAAAGAAAAGTGCCCCAGATGTTCTATCTTGTCAGCCTAAACAACCGCTCGAAGAAGCTGGTCACAAGAATACTGCCTGGTATGCAATCCCTACGGGTGCACATGCTATGTGAATTTCGAAGAGAAATGCATGTGGTGGAGGATCAGGTCGGGTGCGATCTGATCCAAGTGGACAATCAAGCAGTGCAATGCCTGCTGCCTTACATGAGCAAGTTCATGAAGCTCTTAACATTTGCACTGAAGATCGGCGCGCATTTCATTGTCGGGATGGGGGAGATGATACCTGACCTGAGCAGGGAGGTGGTGCACCTGCTCAACTCCTCAGCCATGTACGGTGCGGCTACATCTGCTGCGTCGCTGGGGGCTCTAGGTGCGGCAGCGATGTATGGAAGAGCGAggaacaacaacagcagcgaCATGGGGGAGGATATGAAAGCGGCTAGGCAGTGGCTTGTGGATTTCTTAAGAGGGCAAGGGATTTTGACAGGGATGGACATTGCACAGAGGTTTGGCCTGTGGCGTGTTAGACACAGAGATGACGGCCACATTGCTTGGATCTGCAGGAAGCACATGGCGGCGAGAGGAGACGAGGTCTTTGAGCTTCCACTCTGA
- the LOC100846548 gene encoding protein TORNADO 1 isoform X2, whose product MIEVNYMLKLLIILDNSCIAAAPLISAVLARNRRVEVHIWGQNRGARGSTDSCKIVEFLPVTGNMRIYNNINSTGLQRVACALAWNTTVTTLDMTGVPLKSMWTKELRGVLDRNKSLKAIKLTRCCLRDKAVVYIAAGLFKNKYLESLSLDGNRFSGVGLEHLLCPLSTFSPLQTQANSTLKVLRFGGERTNVGRYGVAAILQMLETNQSLIQLAICDDASLRSNDVIKIFTSLERNATLRILSLRGCKGVEGEAVLQTIMNTLQVNPWIEEIDLHATPLHIAGKTDQIYEKLGQNGSLPLPNDMLDLPQSAPACCRVFLCGQESAGKSTLCSSMNQCLNTMKLVHVDVIRTPKTPAEQVAFTAENKMSSIFDGSTKLTMCNLGGHEGSFALHDFMSVVHSDPSFFMIVSSLVGKPSTKYPKSIDEIEWELVYWLRFLISNYRRKVSNSFQPCVTIVFTHYDKVSHLPEGLQPIAAVVHRLREDFHSHAEIYPTVFAVDSRSLVSVSKLTHHLRKTTKTVIRQVPQVYEVCNDLIKILDDWRLKNNKTVIRWAEFCEICQLNIPALRLRSRRDNVEKVDTRRRAVAKSLHTLGEIVFFEELGLLVMNCEWFCRDVLSQLATLKSIKIENSGGFVHKEDVVKILQEKLRNQMSRSNWRTGASLQASDIINILLELELCYEQDPGNPHTLLLLPGILEENKEGTEKWQLTVPECRFVGRRLECEDVHMLLTSDFFPRLQVRLRNKIMCLGEQGAVYNLEKNLIYTEVSGVHVKVELGMKFGSFIDVLACSGKNVTDVVRLLHKLVIPTILNLSPSMTFKESILRPDCVKYLIPQRFRATQQLPLKKIKQVLLSLPAESIYDYQHTWSAVESNKRLLLRPGSDHARDLLSDDDFHEVLHRRYYDLQYLATELAVTPDNLQQPETIHEADVVDPSILGIARGVEMVLQRLKIIEQGIRDLKEEIASLRYYEYHLVTELHRKMDYVMNYSVQLEERKVPQMFYLVSLNNRSKKLVTRILPGMQSLRVHMLCEFRREMHVVEDQVGCDLIQVDNQAVQCLLPYMSKFMKLLTFALKIGAHFIVGMGEMIPDLSREVVHLLNSSAMYGAATSAASLGALGAAAMYGRARNNNSSDMGEDMKAARQWLVDFLRGQGILTGMDIAQRFGLWRVRHRDDGHIAWICRKHMAARGDEVFELPL is encoded by the exons atgATTGAGGTGAACTATATGTTGAAGTTGTTGATCATACTGGACAACAGCTGCATTGCAGCAGCTCCGCTTATCTCTGCTGTGCTGGCACGCAACCGCAGAGTGGAGGTGCATATATGGGGACAGAATCGTGGTGCTAGAGGTAGCACTGACAGCTGTAAAATTGTTGAGTTCCTGCCAGTAACTGGAAACATGAGGATTTACAACAATATTAACTCTACAGGCTTGCAGCGGGTTGCTTGTGCTTTGGCATGGAATACCACAGTGACAACATTGGACATGACGGGTGTCCCTCTAAAGTCCATGTGGACCAAAGAACTTAGAGGAGTCCTTGACAGGAATAAGAGCCTGAAAGCTATCAAACTTACCAGGTGTTGCCTCAGGGACAAAGCGGTGGTGTATATAGCTGCAGGACTATTCAAGAACAAGTATTTAGAGAGCTTGAGTTTGGATGGGAATCGCTTTAGTGGTGTTGGGTTGGAGCATTTGTTATGTCCTCTTAGCACATTTTCACCACTTCAGACACAAGCCAATTCCACTTTGAAGGTTTTGCGTTTTGGAGGAGAGAGAACAAATGTAGGCCGATATGGTGTAGCTGCAATCTTGCAGATGTTGGAGACAAATCAGAGCCTTATTCAGCTGGCTATATGTGATGATGCAAGCTTGAGATCAAATGACGTCATCAAAATCTTTACAAGCTTAGAAAGGAATGCTACTCTTCGAATTTTATCTTTGAGAGGGTGCAAGGGAGTTGAGGGGGAAGCAGTCTTGCAGACCATTATGAACACTTTGCAGGTCAATCCGTGGATTGAAGAAATTGATCTTCATGCAACACCTTTGCATATTGCTGGCAAGACAGACCAAATTTATGAGAAACTTGGTCAGAATGGGAGTTTGCCTCTGCCAAACGATATGCTTGATTTGCCACAAAGTGCTCCTGCTTGCTGCCGAGTTTTTCTGTGCGGGCAAGAATCAGCAG GTAAAAGCACACTATGTAGCTCCATGAATCAGTGCCTGAACACAATGAAGTTGGTTCACGTGGATGTAATAAGAACTCCGAAGACTCCAGCTGAGCAGGTGGCATTCACTGCTGAGAATAAGATGAGCTCAATCTTTGATGGCAGCACAAAGTTGACAATGTGTAATCTTGGTGGACATGAAGGaagttttgcattgcatgatTTCATGTCCGTGGTACATAGTGATCCAAGCTTTTTCATGATTGTGTCTAGTTTGGTTGGAAAACCTAGTACGAAATATCCAAAAAGCATAGATGAGATTGAATGGGAGCTGGTATATTGGCTAAGGTTCTTGATTTCAAATTATAGGCGGAAAGTATCAAACTCGTTCCAGCCCTGTGTAACCATAGTTTTCACCCATTATGACAAGGTATCTCATCTACCAGAAGGGCTACAGCCAATTGCTGCTGTTGTACACAGGCTCAGAGAAGACTTCCATTCACATGCAGAAATCTACCCTACTGTTTTTGCCGTGGACTCAAGATCATTGGTTTCAGTAAGTAAACTCACTCATCACTTGCGTAAGACAACAAAGACAGTAATCCGACAAGTTCCTCAAGTTTACGAAGTATGCAATGATTTGATCAAGATTTTGGATGACTGGAGGTTGAAGAATAACAAAACAGTGATCAGGTGGGCTGAGTTCTGCGAGATATGCcagctcaacattccagctcTAAGATTGAGATCAAGGCGTGATAATGTGGAGAAAGTGGACACACGGAGACGTGCTGTTGCGAAATCACTGCATACCTTGGGTGAAATAGTATTTTTTGAGGAACTTGGACTTCTTGTCATGAATTGTGAATGGTTCTGTCGGGATGTCCTCAGCCAACTAGCTACATTAAAGTCAATCAAGATAGAAAATAGTGGTGGTTTTGTCCACAAAGAGGATGTGGTGAAGATTCTGCAAGAGAAGCTGCGCAACCAAATGTCAAGATCAAACTGGAGAACCGGTGCATCCTTACAGGCTAGTGATATCATAAATATATTGCTGGAACTCGAATTATGCTACGAACAGGACCCTGGGAACCCGCATACATTACTTTTACTACCAGGTATTCTTGAGGAAAACAAAGAAGGTACTGAAAAGTGGCAGTTAACTGTGCCTGAATGCAGATTTGTTGGAAGGCGTCTTGAATGTGAAGATGTGCACATGCTCCTGACAAGTGATTTCTTTCCAAGATTACAG GTTCGTCTACGCAACAAAATCATGTGTCTCGGAGAGCAAGGAGCAGTCTACAACTTGGAGAAAAATCTTATTTATACAGAGGTCAGCGGTGTCCATGTAAAGGTGGAGCTGGGAATGAAGTTTGGCTCATTCATAGATGTGCTTGCATGCTCCGGTAAAAATGTTACCGACGTGGTCAGGCTACTCCACAAGTTAGTAATCCCAACGATACTGAATTTGTCTCCCAGTATGACCTTCAAGGAAAGCATTCTCAGGCCCGACTGTGTGAAATATCTCATACCACAAAGGTTCCGTGCAACTCAGCAGCTTccattgaaaaaaataaagcaaGTCCTATTGTCACTGCCAGCAGAAAGCATATATGATTATCAGCATACGTGGAGTGCTGTTGAAAGCAATAAACGGCTCCTCTTAAGACCAGGATCAGATCATGCCAGAGATCTGTTATCAGATGATGACTTCCATGAAGTTTTGCATCGTAGGTACTATGATTTACAGTATCTCGCTACTGAACTTGCTGTGACCCCGGACAATCTGCAGCAGCCTGAAACTATCCATGAAGCAGATGTGGTTGATCCCTCCATATTAGGCATCGCGAGAGGTGTCGAGATGGTTCTCCAAAGACTGAAGATAATAGAGCAAGGAATAAGAGACTTGAAGGAAGAGATTGCAAGCTTGAGGTACTACGAGTATCACCTTGTGACTGAACTCCACAGGAAAATGGACTATGTAATGAACTATAGCGTTCAACTGGAGGAAAGAAAAGTGCCCCAGATGTTCTATCTTGTCAGCCTAAACAACCGCTCGAAGAAGCTGGTCACAAGAATACTGCCTGGTATGCAATCCCTACGGGTGCACATGCTATGTGAATTTCGAAGAGAAATGCATGTGGTGGAGGATCAGGTCGGGTGCGATCTGATCCAAGTGGACAATCAAGCAGTGCAATGCCTGCTGCCTTACATGAGCAAGTTCATGAAGCTCTTAACATTTGCACTGAAGATCGGCGCGCATTTCATTGTCGGGATGGGGGAGATGATACCTGACCTGAGCAGGGAGGTGGTGCACCTGCTCAACTCCTCAGCCATGTACGGTGCGGCTACATCTGCTGCGTCGCTGGGGGCTCTAGGTGCGGCAGCGATGTATGGAAGAGCGAggaacaacaacagcagcgaCATGGGGGAGGATATGAAAGCGGCTAGGCAGTGGCTTGTGGATTTCTTAAGAGGGCAAGGGATTTTGACAGGGATGGACATTGCACAGAGGTTTGGCCTGTGGCGTGTTAGACACAGAGATGACGGCCACATTGCTTGGATCTGCAGGAAGCACATGGCGGCGAGAGGAGACGAGGTCTTTGAGCTTCCACTCTGA
- the LOC100822899 gene encoding transmembrane protein 256 homolog, whose translation MRMVIPTDPMLWHKVAAVSGVAALGLGTYGAHMFRPQNPRYKEIWQTASLYHLVHTAALVGAPITKRPNIFGGLLTTGIVLFSGTCYTVAYLEDRKFSSPAPIGGFAFIAAWASLLF comes from the exons ATGAGGATGGTGATACCCACGGACCCGATGCTATGGCACAAGGTGGCCGCCGTCTCCG GGGTTGCTGCTCTTGGACTTGGCACCTATGGAGCTCACATGTTCCGCCCCCAGAACCCTAGATACAAAGAG ATTTGGCAGACCGCGTCCCTCTACCATCTCGTCCACACCGCGGCGCTGGTCGGGGCTCCCATCACTAAGCGCCCCAATATT TTCGGAGGGCTTCTTACTACTGGAATTGTGCTCTTCTCTGGAAC GTGCTACACTGTGGCTTACCTTGAAGACAGGAAGTTCTCTTCACCGGCACCAATTGGTGGCTTTGCATTCATTGCTGCTTGGGCCAGTCTGCTCTTCTGA